A single genomic interval of Nitrospira sp. harbors:
- a CDS encoding pyruvate dehydrogenase (acetyl-transferring), homodimeric type, protein MNDTDPQETREWLDSIQYVLEHHGVERATYLFERLRDRLGGRGAKVSQSVNTPYVNTIPVPHQPPYPGHLELERRIRSLVRWNAMAMVVRANQQRPGIGGHISTFASAATLYEVARHHFLRGKNGPQGGDQVYFQGHAAPGIYARSFVEGRLTEETLHRFRVEL, encoded by the coding sequence ATGAACGACACAGATCCGCAGGAGACGCGCGAATGGTTGGACTCCATTCAGTATGTACTGGAGCACCACGGCGTCGAGCGGGCAACCTATCTGTTCGAACGGCTTCGTGACCGGCTGGGCGGACGCGGGGCGAAAGTCTCCCAGTCGGTCAACACCCCGTACGTCAATACGATTCCTGTCCCCCACCAACCGCCTTATCCCGGCCACCTCGAGTTAGAACGACGCATCCGAAGCCTCGTCCGCTGGAATGCGATGGCGATGGTCGTGAGGGCGAACCAGCAGCGCCCAGGCATCGGCGGACATATTTCTACCTTTGCTTCAGCCGCCACGCTCTATGAAGTCGCCCGGCATCATTTTCTGCGCGGCAAGAACGGACCCCAAGGCGGCGACCAAGTCTACTTTCAAGGGCACGCCGCACCGGGGATCTATGCGCGCAGTTTCGTGGAAGGACGACTCACAGAGGAAACCCTTCATCGGTTCCGCGTGGAGCTCG